The following coding sequences are from one Diprion similis isolate iyDipSimi1 chromosome 9, iyDipSimi1.1, whole genome shotgun sequence window:
- the LOC124410301 gene encoding basigin isoform X2 codes for MDIEMKRQAGFLLALLFLANFLTIQADSDTEIPKTPLPPPVSGDISKGLSANQSELIYAFTEKYLVLPCNVASGTPRDNITWTHNNATLKETETLKFSADKTKLNITKGYEENMGHYTCSAGSGMSTQIMKVVPHPIVKLPSPDTNVVEGEKLRLTCEVTPELGAEVNWIFVNTTYTKSTERVNITSDGKSSTFTVSQIQQDDRGNVTCSVVFARTSNNFTFEMKTFLRVTNKFAALWPFLGICAEVIVLCAIILVYEKKRNKAELEESDTDQSPDTKPTPNKGSEVRQRK; via the exons ATTCGGATACCGAAATACCGAAAACCCCACTACCGCCGCCGGTGTCTGGAGACATATCGAAAGGCTTATCGGCAAATCAGAGTGAGCTGATTTACGCATTTACTGAAAAATATCTGGTCTTACCGTGTAATGTAGCCTCGGGTACTCCGCGTGACAACATTACATGGACGCACAATAACGCCACGTTGAAAGAAACggaaacgttgaaattttccgCGGATAAAACGAAACTTAACATCACCAAGGGATACGAAGAGAACATGGGACATTATACCTGCAGTGCAGGCAGCGGGATGTCAACGCAAATTATGAAAGTTGTCC CTCATCCGATAGTGAAATTACCGTCGCCGGATACGAACGTCGTCGAGGGTGAAAAGCTGCGGTTGACTTGCGAAGTGACCCCAGAACTCGGCGCCGAAGTCAACTGGATCTTCGTCAATACCACCTATACCAAGAGCACGGAACGCGTGAATATAACTAGCGATGGAAAGTCGTCAACCTTCACCGTCTCCCAAATACAGCAGGATGATCGCGGCAACGTGACTTGCTCCGTTGTATTCGCCAGAACCAGCAACAACTTCACATTCGAAATGAAGACCTTCCTTAGAGTGACGAACAAGTTTGCAGCCCTTTGGCCTTTCCTCGGCATCTGCGCCGAGGTCATCGTACTTTGTGCCATCATTCTCGTCTACGAGAAGAAACGCAACAAGGCTGAACTCGAGGAGTCTGACACTGACCAGAGCCCTGACAC cAAACCGACGCCGAACAAAGGTTCAGAAGTCAGGCAGCGaaagtga